DNA sequence from the bacterium genome:
GCCAACCTGCCGGGTGGGGATGAGCAGAACGCCGCACTGCTGGCGCGCAACCGGGATCGCGTGTTCTACCTGTGAGTGGGGCGGACGTAGCCGGTGGCGCAGACGGCTCCTGGGGCAGTCTGGGGGCCTGCAGCGGGACTGGTGGTCAGCTTGACTCCGTTCTGCGCGATAGGCTATAATCTCCGCAGGGGCAGCCTCCGGGTTGCCCCCCTTGTACCTGCAAGCATTCCTCGACGAATTCTCATCGCAAGGCGGTTTGCCAAATGGCTGTAGAGACCGGGGCTGTCCTTGATGGCACCGTAGTGAAGCTGCTGAAATACGGCGTGATTGTCTCGCTACCGGACAATCAGTCGGGGCTGATCCACATCTCCGAGATCGCTGACCAGTACGTGCACGACGTCAGCGACTTCTTCCGTGAGAATGACGTGGTCAAGGTCAAGGTGCTGGGGAAGCGCGACGAGGGGCGGTACGAGCTTTCGGCCAAGCAGGCCGAGGCCCGCAAGCCCCTGGAGGGCGCACCTCAGCGGCCGTCCGGCCCCAGCCGCGGCTTTGGGGACGACCGGGGTGAGCGCTCCGGGGGTGGCCACCAGTCCTTTGAGGAGCGCCTGACCGATTTCCTGAAGGAAAGCAATCGCAAGCAGAACGAACTGAAGCGAGATCGTGACGGTCGGCGCCGTGGGCGCCGCTAGTGGCCAGTTGGCCCGGCCCCGGCCGGCGACAGGCCCTCCTGCCGCCGGTCACGGACAACCGATCGCGATGACCTGGTCGAGAGGCGTGCTGTGTGGCGCGCCGGCCCGACGGCAGCCCACTGCGGGCTTCCCGAGCCGCCACCGGCCCCGGCAAGAGCACCTGCCGCCCGCGGTCCGTCTACCGCAAGTCTGAGGGAGCATCTTCATGCCCGACGTCGCGCCACCCGAGGATGCCGACCAGCTCCGCAAGGAGCTGGAGC
Encoded proteins:
- a CDS encoding S1 RNA-binding domain-containing protein — its product is MAVETGAVLDGTVVKLLKYGVIVSLPDNQSGLIHISEIADQYVHDVSDFFRENDVVKVKVLGKRDEGRYELSAKQAEARKPLEGAPQRPSGPSRGFGDDRGERSGGGHQSFEERLTDFLKESNRKQNELKRDRDGRRRGRR